Proteins encoded together in one Candidatus Rokuibacteriota bacterium window:
- a CDS encoding endonuclease/exonuclease/phosphatase family protein: protein MRIVSWNIRAGGGRRVAGIAGQIARWAPDVVALSEFRATPPSVELAGALAGHGLLHQLSTASAALPRANSLLIASRWPLARVSLATAPAAESGRWLLARIAGPCALTLGVMHVPNRVTGRKFPFLDAVLGVAHTWRRGPALLVGDTNSGLIDLDEEVPAFIVEEDGWVRGLEAAGWADAFRLLRGGERAYTWYSPNGGNGFRIDQAFVNRALRPRLSEARHEWGAIPGRRRRRARRDVLSDHAALVLDLDAAVPRVRRP from the coding sequence ATGCGTATCGTCTCCTGGAACATCCGCGCCGGTGGCGGCCGGCGCGTCGCAGGCATCGCCGGCCAAATCGCGCGCTGGGCGCCGGATGTCGTGGCGCTTTCCGAGTTCCGCGCCACGCCGCCCAGCGTGGAGCTGGCCGGCGCTCTGGCCGGACACGGGCTCCTGCACCAGCTGAGCACCGCGTCCGCCGCGCTCCCTCGGGCCAACAGCTTGCTCATCGCCTCACGCTGGCCGCTCGCGCGGGTAAGCCTCGCCACCGCGCCCGCCGCCGAGTCGGGCCGCTGGCTCCTCGCACGCATCGCCGGGCCCTGCGCCCTCACGCTGGGCGTGATGCACGTGCCCAACCGCGTGACGGGCCGCAAGTTCCCCTTCCTCGACGCGGTGCTCGGCGTGGCCCACACCTGGCGCCGGGGGCCGGCGCTCCTCGTCGGTGACACGAACTCGGGGCTGATCGACCTCGACGAAGAGGTGCCGGCCTTCATCGTCGAGGAGGACGGCTGGGTCCGCGGCCTTGAGGCCGCAGGCTGGGCCGACGCGTTTCGCCTTCTCCGGGGCGGCGAGCGCGCCTACACGTGGTACTCACCGAACGGCGGCAACGGCTTCAGGATCGACCAGGCCTTCGTGAACCGCGCGCTCCGGCCGCGGCTCAGCGAAGCCCGCCACGAGTGGGGCGCGATCCCCGGCCGCCGTCGGCGGCGCGCGCGCCGTGACGTACTCAGCGACCACGCCGCTCTGGTCCTCGACCTCGACGCCGCCGTGCCGCGCGTGAGGCGCCCTTGA
- a CDS encoding helix-turn-helix domain-containing protein — translation MRPAQLALARAEQHLIERLGQLEAKVNAGDERAWLEYGQLAAALAAVMPSTAPGANGEMLTTAEMAKRLQLSTRTVLRKVKAGELKPERFGKRGPGALRWSA, via the coding sequence ATGAGGCCCGCCCAGCTCGCCCTGGCCCGCGCCGAGCAGCACCTGATCGAGCGGCTCGGACAGCTCGAGGCCAAGGTTAACGCCGGCGATGAGCGCGCGTGGCTCGAGTACGGTCAACTCGCCGCCGCGCTCGCCGCTGTGATGCCGTCGACCGCGCCGGGCGCGAATGGGGAAATGCTGACGACGGCGGAGATGGCGAAGCGGCTCCAGCTCTCAACCAGAACGGTCTTGAGGAAAGTCAAGGCCGGTGAGTTGAAGCCCGAGCGTTTTGGCAAGCGCGGTCCTGGGGCGCTCCGGTGGTCGGCGTGA